One region of Parambassis ranga chromosome 21, fParRan2.1, whole genome shotgun sequence genomic DNA includes:
- the kctd4 gene encoding BTB/POZ domain-containing protein KCTD4: MEWNLRRMESELRHINPDLLQPSKSFKKPSSGTITLNVGGFLYTAHRTTLAKHQGSFLEELANGKKPVQHTDSMGNPFIDRDGPVFRHVLNYLRTGELQLPDDFREAGLLRREADFYRLSELVEAVVEWESQRAAQREAAFLEVTDSHERSQGLKVYCSDAAFIDKVKARLVQISKSRLDGFPEEFVVSSNVIQFRHFIKSEPGSRLVLKEDSTFLCTLDCLKLETVMLALRSGFKLVTSLDSSKGSVVMAEALHFVK, from the coding sequence ATGGAATGGAACCTCAGAAGGATGGAAAGTGAACTGAGGCACATCAACCCGGACCTGCTGCAGCCCAGCAAGAGCTTCAAGAAGCCCTCCTCAGGCACCATCACCCTAAATGTGGGTGGGTTCCTGTACACTGCCCACCGGACCACCCTTGCCAAGCACCAGGGGTCCTTTCTGGAAGAGCTCGCCAACGGTAAAAAGCCGGTCCAGCACACTGATTCCATGGGCAACCCATTCATCGATAGAGATGGTCCAGTTTTTCGCCATGTGCTCAACTACCTCCGAACTGGAGAGCTCCAGCTACCTGATGACTTCCGGGAGGCGGGGCTCTTGCGAAGGGAGGCCGATTTTTACCGTCTAAGCGAACTAGTGGAAGCCGTGGTCGAGTGGGAAAGTCAGAGAGCAGCCCAACGGGAAGCCGCCTTTCTGGAGGTGACGGATAGCCATGAGAGATCACAGGGCCTCAAGGTGTACTGCAGTGACGCCGCCTTCATCGATAAGGTCAAGGCGCGGCTGGTGCAGATCTCCAAAAGCCGCCTGGATGGCTTTCCAGAAGAATTTGTGGTGTCGTCCAATGTGATCCAGTTCAGACACTTCATCAAGTCTGAGCCTGGCTCACGTCTTGTCCTGAAGGAGGACAGCACGTTCCTGTGCACACTTGACTGCCTGAAACTAGAAACAGTGATGCTAGCGCTGAGATCAGGCTTCAAGCTAGTCACCAGCCTCGACAGCAGCAAAGGCTCCGTGGTGATGGCTGAGGCCCTACACTTTGTCAAATAG
- the tpt1 gene encoding translationally-controlled tumor protein homolog, translated as MIIYKDIITGDEMFSDIYKIKETADGMLYEVEGKMVSRTEDFDDALIGANASAEEATEANDASSVSGVDIVLNHKLQETSFTKSTYTAYIKDYMKAVKAELEKSNPDRVATFQDGATAAVKKILGNIKNYQFFTGESVNPDGAIGLLDFREDGVTPFMTFFKDGLEIEKC; from the exons ATGATCATCTACAAGGACATCATCACCG GTGATGAGATGTTCTCGGACATCTACAAAATCAAAGAAACTGCCGACGGGATGTTGTATGAAGTGGAAGGAAAG ATGGTGAGCAGGACAGAAGATTTTGACGATGCTCTCATTGGAGCCAACGCTTCTGCTGAAGAAGCAACAGAGGCCAACGATGCTTCTTCGGTGTCTGGCGTGGACATCGTCCTCAACCACAAACTGCAAGAGACGTCTTTTACCAAGTCGACATACACGGCTTACATCAAGGACTACATGAAGGC TGTAAAGGCCGAACTGGAAAAGTCCAATCCAGACAGAGTGGCTACCTTCCAAGACGGGGCTACTGCAGCAGTTAAGAAGATCCTAGGAAACATCAAAAACTATCAG TTTTTCACCGGTGAGTCCGTAAATCCAGATGGGGCGATTGGACTGCTGGACTTCCGTGAGGACGGAGTCACACCGTTTATGACTTTCTTCAAAGACGGTCTGGAGATCGAGAAATGT TAA